The following are encoded together in the Conger conger chromosome 11, fConCon1.1, whole genome shotgun sequence genome:
- the zgc:92275 gene encoding cholesterol 7-desaturase nvd — translation MERYKLSVFVKAIALMAISLAVVLDDTADMFIGVAYPELWRKAGLAGVPARAAACILAGVSLLALGWLYRLIFAPLELLRTADEVGYIAEDGRSRAQTANEVRRRRKTGELPPIYPNGWYRVVDSHTLERGDVKNVTLLGQQVAVFRSEDGVAYVVDAYCPHLGANLAVGGRVVGGCIECPFHGWQFRGTDGKCVKIPYADKVPEFAKVRCWPTREVNGLVLVWFHCDGTEPSWTVPEQVEITRGEWVYRGRTEHFINAHIEEIPENAADIAHLAHLHTPGIVSGVDLRYTNSKTWEFIRHDWKVDWKPEPEPTLHCSEMLVKHALTVFGRRWPLLDVDVVARQVGPGVVFLLFDHSFLGHGLIMHCVTPVEPLLQCVTHTIFYQNNIPPLVPKFILWAECIQFERDVMIWNNKTYISRPMLVKEDSAIQRHRRWFSQFYSENSPRLRYQHDTLDW, via the exons ATGGAACGATACAAGCTCTCTGTTTTTGTCAAGGCGATCGCGTTGATGGCGATCAGTCTGGCTGTTGTACTAGATGATACTGCCGACATGTTTATTGGTGTCGCATACCCGGAGCTGTGGAGGAAAGCGGGACTGGCAGGTGTACCAGCCCGTGCTGCTGCCTGCATCCTCGCCGGGGTGTCCTTACTGGCCTTAGGCTGGCTCTACAGGCTGATATTCGCTCCCCTGGAGCTGCTCCGGACGGCCGACGAAGTAGGGTATATTGCAGAAGATGGTCGTTCGCGCGCCCAGACTGCCAATGAAGTGCGTAGGCGACGGAAGACAGGGGAGCTACCACCAATCTACCCGAACGGCTGGTATCGAGTGGTGGACTCACACACGCTAGAACGGGGCGACGTTAAGAATGTCACATTACTTG GtcagcaggtggcagtgtttCGCTCTGAGGACGGCGTGGCCTACGTGGTGGATGCCTATTGCCCGCACCTGGGTGCCAACCTGGCGGTCGGTGGGCGAGTCGTCGGGGGCTGCATTGAGTGCCCCTTCCACGGCTGGCAGTTCCGTGGCACGGACGGGAAATGTGTGAAGATCCCTTATGCTGACAAAG TGCCGGAGTTTGCAAAGGTGCGTTGCTGGCCCACCCGGGAGGTAAACGGACTGGTACTGGTGTGGTTCCACTGTGACGGTACCGAGCCCAGCTGGACTGTTCCGGAACAGGTGGAGATCACACGCGGGGAATGGGTGTACCGTGGCCGCACTGAGCACTTCATCAACGCGCACAtcgag GAGATTCCCGAGAATGCAGCTGACATCGCCCACCtggcacacctgcacacaccggGCATCGTCAGCGGCGTGGACCTTCGCTACACCAACAGCAAGACCTGGGAGTTTATCCGTCACGACTGGAAA GTGGACTGGAAGCCGGAGCCAGAGCCCACCCTGCACTGTTCTGAGATGCTGGTGAAACACGCGCTCACTGTGTTCGGCCGGCGGTGGCCACTGCTGGACGTGGATGTGGTGGCTAGACAG GTGGGACCAGGTGTGGTTTTCCTTCTCTTTGACCACAGTTTCCTGGGTCATGGGCTGATCATGCACTGTGTGACCCCAGTGGAGCCCCTCCTCCAGTGTGTCACTCACACCATCTTCTATCAGAACAACATCCCGCCGCTGGTGCCCAAATTCATCCTGTGGGCTGAATGCATCCAG tttGAGCGGGACGTGATGATTTGGAACAATAAGACGTACATCTCCAGGCCCATGCTCGTGAAGGAGGACTCCGCCATTCAGAGGCACCGCCGCTGGTTCAGTCAGTTCTACAGCGAGAACAGCCCGCGACTGCGCTACCAGCATGACACGCTGGACTGGTGA